The proteins below come from a single Miscanthus floridulus cultivar M001 chromosome 1, ASM1932011v1, whole genome shotgun sequence genomic window:
- the LOC136462902 gene encoding uncharacterized protein: MDRGSGLNIMYAKTLDVMGVDRTRLRPTRAPFHGIIPGKQVMPLGQIDLPITFGDQFNYRTKTLTFKVVGFLGTFHAILGRPCYAKFMAIPNYTYLKLKMSGTHGVITFSTSFKWAYECEVKCYGHATAIVASGELAALKEEVTKEAPDAKKSSGSFKSVEGSKGVLIEPSSSEGKTIRIGTTLSSE; encoded by the coding sequence atggacagaggcagcggcctcaacatcatgtacgccaagacgctcgacgtgaTGGGCGTCGATCGGACGCGCCTCCGCCCAacccgagcgcctttccacggcatcatacCCGGGAAGCAGGTcatgccactcgggcagatcgatctgcccattacctttggggatcagttcaattacaggactaagaccctcaccttcaaggtggttgggttccttgGAACCTTTCACGCCATCCtcggacgaccatgctacgcgaagttcatggccatccccaactatacgtaCCTCAAACTAAAGATGTCGGGcacccatggggtcatcactttTAGCACCTCCTTCAAGtgggcctatgagtgcgaggtcaagtgctacggccacgccacagcaatcgtcgcctctggggaactcgccgccctcaaggaggaggtcaccaaagaagcgccCGACGCAAAGAAATCATCCGGGTCATTCAAATCGGTAGAGGGCTCTAAGGGGGTCCTCATAGAACCTagcagctctgagggtaaaacgatacgcattggtaccacgctttcctccgaatag
- the LOC136493134 gene encoding uncharacterized protein translates to MEKKLLLPLAVAHKHAHGGGGGAERMWARPWRWAKTAFFLAAMLASLLLVCAPPLLVVLLDLALPPALLSATLRAGGGGGAGDGSFAPAVVAQARAFDFRSSLVDLPAVSAARALLILCAYVVCGGGGAYLGVVVACAAGSVSYVLAKAAAVLPRRAGPQAGAGGDARAASPEAMLLLSLALAAAHLAAAYRTSCRERRRMLVYRIDVEGAVRLKGGHQTPKGLKQCSV, encoded by the exons ATggagaagaagctgctgctgccgctggcggTGGCGCACAAGCACGCgcacggaggcggcggcggggcggagcGGATGTGGGCGCGGCCGTGGCGGTGGGCCAAGaccgccttcttcctcgcggccatgCTCGCGTCGCTCCTGCTCGTCTGCGCGCCGCCGCTGCTCGTCGTGCTCCTCGACCTCGCGCTCCCGCCGGCGCTCCTGTCCGCGACCCTCCGcgccggcggaggcggcggcgccggcgacggGTCGTTCGCGCCGGCGGTCGTGGCCCAGGCGCGGGCGTTCGACTTCCGCTCCTCGCTCGTCGACCTGCCCGCCGTCTCCGCGGCGCGCGCGCTGCTCATCCTCT GCGCGTACGTGGTgtgcggcggaggcggcgcgtacctaggggtggtggtggcgtgcgCGGCCGGGTCCGTGTCCTACGTGCTCGCCAAGGCCGCCGCCGTGCTGCCGCGCCGCGCAGGGCCGCAGGCGGGTGCGGGTGGTGACGCTCGCGCCGCCAGCCCGGAGGCCATGCTCCTGCTCTCCCTGGCGCTCGCCGCCGCGCACCTCGCCGCGGCGTACCGGACCAGCTGCCGCGAGCGCCGGCGAATGCTCGTGTACAGGATCGACGTCGAAGGCGCC GTGAGGTTAAAAGGAGGTCATCAAACACCCAAAGGGCTGAAGCAGTGTAGCGTGTGA